The DNA sequence CTTCATGATGGAGAGAGGATCGAAGCGTAAGCAACCGTGGGTGAACAAAACAGTGCCCCTGCGACGTCAGTAGAAATAACTTTCTCGTCAATATTTGACTGTGGTACGCATTATCTAATATTGCGTGGCTGTTTTTCTTAGGCTCAAATCTACTCTCAGATATTTTGACAGAAACGTCTTTGTAGCAGGGTCAGTGTTACTGTGAGCAGCTTGAGAAAGGATATTCGAGTGTGGCAAACACGGTCGAGTCTTGAACGCATGTATCGGCAGACGCAGTTTgggaggaggggggggtgtAGTCCGTGACAGAAGTCCCGGCCGCGATGTCCGAAATTAATGTTCGCCGATTTATCATATATGTtagttttttctttaaatatcttactgAATGTGTTTTAAGACGATCACCGAGAGTCTTAATTGTGAATGTGCCGTATGAAAAGTGCCTAGTTATTTGATAAATTGCttaaaattatttattcaaCCGAATATAGGTGTCCAGAAATCTGAGGTGTGTTCAAAAATGCGAGATTTATTACAAATTCCTACATTCCCACCTCAATGTCACGAAAAATACAATCGGGTTCGGTGTTCAAGAAAATTGTACAGGTTAAAACCATATATCGGAAATAATTTCCCCGGAAActgtgactgggttatgttatgggaaaagagtaccaattcatttcccatagacctcaatgttaacctttggccctctcactaattaactatatcgattttaaataaatgaccgcaaacatttcaatgttcattccaagtgttgataaaaaatgacaaaaaatatataaggtcccgtgccttttctaggccatatttgtactttttaaaaacacatagcaatctgcagtaaattacacacttcattttaagcacacccctaccatggtaatttcctcagtcatttctcgattttgtacgataatttttcatcctgacaattaatttgaacctctataatatttctttcaattccaaataatttcactcttgatattagccaatcactcaacacctagacatttatatctccgctcaatcttgggtaaactgcgtccgggttacgcatacgggggtttggtactctcattcctttATAGACTCAACTGTATTCTTCATGGTGTAAAGGTAGTCCCAAAGATTTTATTTTCGgttttatttttggccttatTAATTTTTGGTTGTTTTCAAAAGTACTTGCTTACTTACTTAGGCCTGTCGTTCCGTGAGGAACGTAGGCCATCAACAACAGTCCTCCATCGAACTCGATTCTGGGCTGCTTTTGCTGCGTCTAGCCAGGTCATGTCCTGCGCCTTCAATTCTGCCTCCGAGTCACGCCTCCAGGTGTTTCTTGGACGTCCCCTCTTTCTCTTGCCCTGCGGGTTCCAGGTCAAGGCTTGGCGTGTGGTGCTGGAAGATGGCTTCCTTAGGGTGTGTCCAATCCAACCCCACTTCCTACGTCTGATTTGTATGTCTATAGGTTCCTGCCCTGCTCTCTTCCATAGCTCTCCATTTGTGATCTTTTCAGGCCATCGGATGTTGAAGATGCGCCTGAGACAGGTGTTGTAAAATGTCTGGATCTTCTGCAGGGTTGTTTTTGGTCGTTCTCCATGTCTCTGCTCCATACAGTAAGACGGACTTAACATTAGAGTTGAGGATCCGCAGTTGGATAGTTATGCGGATGTTCTTTGAGGCCCATATGTTCTTTAGCATGGTAAATGCAGCTCTTTCCTTGCCGATTCTTGATTTGATGTCACGATCTGTACCACCCTGTCTGTCCATCACACTCCCCAGGTAGATGAAAGACTCAATTTCTTTGATGGGCTCATCACCGACTGTGACTAATAATTGGACAGTGGTGTTGATCTTCATCAAttctgttttcttcaaattgatCTTGAGTCCCGTTCCTGCtgatgttgttacaaggtgagtTGTTTTGTCCTGCATCTGAAAGTGGTTGTGCGAAAGGAGAGCCAGGTCATCAGCAAAGTCGAGATCGTCGAGTTGCGTCAGGAGTGTCCACTGTATACCATTGTTCCTGCCTGATGTAGTAGTCCTCATTATCCAGTCAATAACCAAAAGGAAGAGGAATGGTGACAGCAAACATCCTTGTCGAACTCCTGTCTTGACCTCAAAACTCTCGGACATCTGGCCAGCATGGGCAACCCTGCATGTCATGCCTTGGTAAGTGTTACGAATCGGGGAGACGAGCTTCTCGGGTACTCCATAGTGTTTCAGTATCTTCCATAGTGTCTCACGGTCCACGCTGTCGAACGCTTTCTCGTAGTCAATGAAGTTGATATAGAGGGGGACTTCCACTCCAGTGATTGTTCAATGATGATGCACAGACTGGCTATCTAGTCAGCACATGATCTGTTGCGTCTAAAATCAGCCTGCTAGTCACGGAGCTTTGAGTCCACTGTCTCTTTCATCCTCTCGAGAAGGATCCTGTTGATGACCTTGACAGGCACTAACAGGAGCATAATTACCCGGCAGTTACTGCAGTCCCTCAGATCTCCCTTCTTTGGCAGATCTTCTTGAAGAGGTTGTGCAAGATGTTAACAGCTGTCTCTGTATCAGCTTTGATGGCTTCCGCTGGTATTTCGTCAAGCCTTGCCGCTTTTCCATTCTTAAGTGTGGTAATTGCACTCCTGATCTCTGTCTTTGTTGGCTTGTCGCAGTCGATCGGGAGGTCTGAATTGGCTGGTTGTATGTCTGGAGGCGTATCTGGTGTTGGTCTATTTAATAGCTCTCCAAAGTGTTCTACCCATCTCTTCAATTGTTCTTCTGTTGTTGTGAGAGGATTCCCGTTCTTTTCCTTCACTGGCTTGTCTGTCTGCTGGAACTTGTTGGAGAACTTCTTTGTGACCATATACTGTTCTCTCAAGTTTCCCTGTCCCGCTGCTTCTTCAGCTTGTTTGGCCAGGTTGTCAATGTGATCCCGTTTATCTTTCCTGATGCTTTTCTTAACTTCTTTAGCTGTCGCTGTGTAgtcaaaagttttcaaaagtacTTTGCTCTTTTCCTAAATTGTTCTTAAATTATGTTCTGAAAAGGCAGTGTTgcttcttttcattttgatccGGATTGAAGTACTCTCAGATAAATGAATGTTATTTCAATCAGACGAATCGATTGAAATGCAAATTTATTAACCTTGCAGTTAAAGCAATACAGCCTTAAATGAcgcattttttcaaatataattgtatccaattatgcatcattcaacggttattgcaaagatcaaaagAATTTCGCGTCATTATTCTGCTTTAATgataccttcatacgtaataactgattatgagaatcGCTTGCACTTCCTGTTTTGCTAAAACAACAATAAAGTCCATAACTGTTAATTCAATattataaaatcataaaaatcaatcagtTGCAAGGCAAACatgtagtcagtttttaaatcgaggcaagttactgacaaacaagttgatagcacaggggtttcaacagtctcgattgaagtcagcatttcgcaaattctatggtcgttataacgatctagttcgtcaatacaaactcgcattgggtcaaatgctgtctgacgtgtttcataccgattgttaggccgttcttggcacattgattttgactacgggtaactccgtttaactgatcaggatatagggctcacggcgggtgtgaccggtcgacaggggattcttactcctcctaagcacctgatcccacctctggtgtgtccaggggtccgtgtttgcccaactgtctattttatattgcttgaaggagttatgagattgaccactgttcgttatcttcacttttcataaatgactgaagagCATTTGAAATTCAGTGTaaatcaatcgtctgcattccgagatcgATACACAAATTATATGAACAAACGTGTCGATGCTCACAGTTTTCCGACTTGAACTTGTATTCAAAGCAGTTGATATAATCAGTTaacatcaaactgaatgctttcaagaaatgcttttcaaaatagaaCTAGTATACCCCACCATCTCGCcttttttcgtcagcaaaaaacaTGAAGGCCTTGTCCGTTTTCGAAAATGTCATGACGTCATAGTAACCTAATTCGTAGCTGTATAGGTAAACGATCGGCTGGatatagaatagaaataaacttcTTGTTTTTCTGTACTAGACCTTGTACATTGCAGGATAATCTTCTTGGCTAACGCTTctgtgtttatatttcaaacacaacATTTCTAGACCTCGGTGGTTATCCTGCAATATACACGAAAACgcaattttcttttatttaattAACTCCTATGATTACACATTTGATCACGTGGATTGCTCTTCGCCAGAAAtctaactactcggctatttccgtaaccgcaaatgaaccggTTAcagaaaaggacgagcgcgtgatccgattgcatCATCATCAGCTGGAAAATAACGAGTATTACCCGTAATGCTTCGAAGTTTGCGTAGCGCGCcatctggtgagagaatggtaaTGCTTCTAGAAAAAtttcgccgtcactgcggtatactccatggacaaccccgtagataaaacaaataaacagtttggaaagtaccacaagcgttttaaattccagacaaacTTAGTCATACCTTCATACGTTTTGTTGTTGGTTGgttttaaagaaagaaaaatcgcagctaatatgacgtcacaatgcagtTTCCATCGATcgtgttatatttcccgcgttatggaggtactctacatcgtcataatggctgacttctttttaaaacatgaatgaagatataaatattatcaatatttgtctattcatttaaaaaattctcgcctagctgagtagctcagtaggttaccactgtagatcgcgtgttcGAGTCCTGCAggggtttttaaatttttctcagattacTTTCAACTAAACTGCATTTCTTGACTaaattagtaaatttgaaagttttcaatttcaaaatattgt is a window from the Ostrea edulis chromosome 5, xbOstEdul1.1, whole genome shotgun sequence genome containing:
- the LOC130055047 gene encoding uncharacterized protein LOC130055047, which codes for MTCRVAHAGQMSESFEVKTGVRQGCLLSPFLFLLVIDWIMRTTTSGRNNGIQWTLLTQLDDLDFADDLALLSHNHFQMQDKTTHLVTTSAGTGLKINLKKTELMKINTTVQLLVTVGDEPIKEIESFIYLGSVMDRQGGTDRDIKSRIGKERAAFTMLKNIWASKNIRITIQLRILNSNVKSVLLYGAETWRTTKNNPAEDPDILQHLSQGKRKRGRPRNTWRRDSEAELKAQDMTWLDAAKAAQNRVRWRTVVDGLRSSRNDRPKMKREVDKKMRDEQAGFRQERSCVDQIATLRIIIEQTIE